A region from the Hypericibacter adhaerens genome encodes:
- a CDS encoding NAD(P)(+) transhydrogenase (Re/Si-specific) subunit beta, giving the protein MTEELSAYAYLAAAICFIMALRGLSSPESSRGGNRFGMVGMAIAIVTTLASPGVLSYPIIIAGIVIGGAIGTFIARKIQMTALPQLVAAFHSLVGLAAVCVAVAAYYSPQEFGIGVVGDIKTQSLVEMGLGLAIGAITFTGSIIAFAKLQALLSGAPLVFKGQHLLNAAIGIAIVALIVALMITESPVVFWLLIALSLLVGFLLILPIGGADMPVVVSMLNSYSGWAACGIGFTLGNSLLIVTGALVGSSGAILSYIMCKGMNRSIFNVILGGFGTDSGSAAAGSAKAQDRPVKSGSADDAAFILKNASSVIIVPGYGMAVAQAQHALREMADILKKEGVKISYAIHPVAGRMPGHMNVLLAEANVPYDEVFELEDINREFSTADVAFVIGANDVTNPAAKNDPKSPIYGMPILEVEQAKTVLFIKRSMASGYAGVENELFFRDNTMMLFGDAKKVTEGIVKALG; this is encoded by the coding sequence GTGACGGAAGAACTTTCGGCCTACGCCTATCTCGCCGCCGCCATCTGCTTCATCATGGCGCTGCGCGGCCTCTCGAGTCCCGAGAGCTCGCGCGGCGGCAACCGCTTCGGCATGGTCGGCATGGCGATCGCCATCGTCACCACCCTGGCCTCGCCGGGCGTGCTCTCCTATCCGATTATCATCGCCGGCATCGTGATCGGCGGCGCCATCGGCACCTTCATCGCCCGCAAGATCCAGATGACGGCGCTGCCGCAGCTGGTCGCGGCCTTCCACAGCCTGGTGGGCCTCGCGGCGGTCTGCGTCGCGGTCGCGGCCTACTACTCGCCGCAGGAATTCGGCATCGGCGTGGTGGGCGACATCAAGACCCAGAGCCTGGTCGAGATGGGCCTCGGCCTCGCCATCGGCGCCATCACCTTCACGGGCTCGATCATCGCCTTCGCCAAGCTGCAGGCGCTGCTCTCGGGGGCGCCGCTGGTCTTCAAGGGGCAGCATCTCCTCAACGCCGCCATCGGCATTGCCATCGTCGCCCTGATCGTGGCGCTGATGATCACAGAGAGCCCGGTCGTGTTCTGGCTGCTGATCGCGCTGTCGCTGCTGGTGGGCTTCCTCCTGATCCTGCCCATCGGCGGCGCCGACATGCCGGTGGTCGTGTCGATGCTCAACTCCTATTCGGGCTGGGCCGCCTGCGGCATCGGCTTCACCCTCGGCAACAGCCTCCTGATCGTGACCGGCGCCCTCGTGGGTTCCTCCGGCGCCATCCTCAGCTACATCATGTGCAAGGGGATGAACCGCTCGATCTTCAACGTGATCCTGGGCGGGTTCGGCACCGATTCGGGCTCGGCCGCGGCGGGGAGCGCCAAGGCGCAGGACCGGCCGGTGAAGTCGGGCTCGGCCGACGACGCGGCCTTCATCCTCAAGAACGCCTCCTCGGTCATCATCGTGCCGGGCTACGGCATGGCGGTGGCCCAGGCGCAGCATGCCTTGCGCGAGATGGCCGACATCCTCAAGAAAGAGGGCGTCAAGATCTCCTATGCCATCCATCCGGTGGCGGGCCGCATGCCGGGCCACATGAACGTGCTGCTGGCGGAAGCCAACGTGCCCTATGACGAGGTGTTCGAGCTCGAGGACATCAACCGCGAGTTCTCGACCGCCGACGTCGCCTTCGTGATCGGCGCCAACGACGTCACCAACCCCGCCGCCAAGAACGACCCCAAGAGCCCGATCTACGGCATGCCGATCCTCGAGGTCGAGCAGGCCAAGACCGTGCTCTTCATCAAGCGTTCGATGGCCTCGGGCTATGCCGGCGTCGAGAACGAGCTCTTCTTCCGCGACAACACCATGATGCTCTTCGGCGACGCGAAGAAGGTGACGGAGGGCATCGTGAAGGCGCTGGGATAA